In Mobula birostris isolate sMobBir1 chromosome 2, sMobBir1.hap1, whole genome shotgun sequence, the genomic stretch CGTCCTCATCCACCACAACTGCGCCGCCTACCGCCTGCACAAGCGAGGATACGTGGAGTACGAGCTGCTGGGCGCCAACGTCCAGCGCATCCTGCGTTACCCGCGCTACATCTACTCAGCCAAGACGCTGTACGGAGACACGGGTGAGCTGATCGTGGAGGAGCTGCTCCAGAACGGCAAGATGTCGATGAGtgctgtggtgaagaaggtggcTGACCGGCTGACCGAGACGATGGAGGGTGAgggggcagagggagggaggaggcaaGAGGGGTAGAGGGGGAGGCAAGGGgcagatggagggatggaggagagTGGGTAGAGGGAGGAGTCAGGAGCACatggagggagagggtgacggggtgtggaggagggtgAGGGGACAGACGAAGGATGGAGGGTGAGGGGActaagagagggaaaggggaccaAGGGAGTGAAATGACAGGAGGTGGGGAGGGTGGGATCAGTCATCACTTCTGCAGAGGGAGGGACTGGGAGGAGGAGGTTTCACGAGGCACagcttggggtcctgaatggtcaCAGCAGGAGGTAACGATTGCGGAGAGGGTGTGTGGTGGGCAGGGACAGTGAGTGGGTAGAGGGGGGAGGTTACAAGAGCAGAGAGTTGTGGTCAGGGTGGTGGAGAGCAGGGTCAGAGCCTGGAAGGAGGGAGGGTGATGTGGGTCTGTCCATGGCTTTTAGACATCACAGCTCTCAATcatcccgtctctctctctacctTCCTCTACCTCGGCACAGACAATCGGAGTGTGGAGTACAGTGAAGCCTCCGACACGTTTGTCCGCCTGGTGGAGACGCACTTCCTTCAGAAGTGCGAGACGGTTCCCGAGCTGCCTCCAGGTGATGGGTCCCGCCCCCCTCCTGTTCCCACGCTGGTCTCGGACGAGAAGGAGATGTACACGGTACCCAACCTCGGCCTGATTGGTGAGATCCTCTCCAGCGACTTTTTCCCCTTGACTCCATCCAGTCCACAAATCCACTCTTCCCAGCTTGGAACAAGCCTAATCTGTGAACAGCCACAGCTGTGTGGCGGAGCTCACACTGAGTGATATTTCCCTCGGCATCAGAGTCAGGTCTCTTGTCACTGACATCTGTCGTGAAACTTGCGGCGGCAGTGCAGGACAAAAAAAACTTACTAAAGGTACAAAACTAAATGGATAAAAATATAGGTAATGAGGTAGTGATCGTGGGTCCATGGGCTGTCCAGAATTCTGATGGCGAAGGGAGGAAGCTGCTCTTGAAACATTGTGTGTCTtcagttcaaagtgaatttattattattaaagtatagCTCACCACATATGACCCTGAGTTTCATCTTCTTGtaggcgtactcaataaatctatagaaagtAACCATAGCTCAATCAATGAAAGAGTGCCCAACTTGGGCGtttaaccagaatgcagaagacgaGGAGGCTCCTcaatctcatagtcatagtcgtactttattgatcccgggagaaactggtttttgttacagttgcaccataaataataaatagtaataaaaccataaatagttacatagtaatatgtaagttatgccagtaaattatgaaataagtccaggaccagcctattggctcagggtgtctgaccctccaagggaggagttgtaaagtttgatggccacaggcaggaatgacttcctatgacgctctgtgttgcatctcggtggactgagtctctggctgaatgtactcctgtgcccaaccagtacattatgtagtggatgggagacattgaccaagatggcatgcaacttagacagcatcctcctccctgaagatggaatctcatctggatagggtggtgaagaaagcttttggtatgctggcctttattaatcagagcattgagtataggagttgggatgtaacgttgaaattgtataaggcattggtgaggccaaatctggagtattgtgtacagttctggtcaccaaattataggaaagatgtcaacaaaatagagagagtacagagaagatttactagaatgttacctgggtttcatcacctaagttacagagaaaggttgaacaagttaggtctttattctttggagcgtagaaggttgaggggggacttgatagaggtgtttaaaattatgagggggatagatagagttgacgtgggtaggctttttccattgagagtgggggagattcaaacaagaggacatgagttgagagttaaagggcaaaagtttaggggtaacatgagggggaatttctttactcagagagtggtagctgtgtggaacgagcttccagcagaagtggttgaggcaggttcgatatcgtttaaattggatagatatatggacaggaaaggaatggagggttatgggctgagtgcaggtcagtgggactaggtgagagtaagagtttggcatggactagaagggccgaggtggcctgtttccgtgctgtaatcgtTATATGGTAGTATTGAGAGGAGGGCGTGTCCTGGACGGTGACCGTGCTTCGTgagggatgctgccttcttgaagcgtTGCCTCTtgaggatgtcctcgatggttgAGAGGGTTGTGCTGGCTGCGGCTTCCTGCAGCCTCGTTCAATCCTGAGTGCTGGAGCCTGTATATTAGGTGGTGATGCAATCAGTGAGTGTTCTCCATTTGTAGAAACTTGTTAATCCAgggagacataccaaatctcctcaaattcctaggGAGATATAGCTGCTGTGGTGCCTTTGTGATCGCCCAGGAGAGCTATTCGcagacgttgacacccaggaacgtgaaactgctcacactttccactgctgatccctcgatgaggaccggagtgtgttccctcgactccccctccctgaagtccacagccAGTTCCATGGTCTTAACTAACGCTGAGTGCAAGGTGGTGGTAGTACCGTCACCCAACCAGCAGACCTGCGTCACCCAACTGGGCACCGCGGTGGTGTAGTGGTTCacgtgatgctgttacagctcggggagTTTAGTtctgtctgtacgttctccctgtgaccgcgtgggtttcctcccacagtccaaagatggccCGCttgggttgattggtcattgtaaattgtcctgtggttatgGTGGTGTTACGTAGGGGTGTTGCTGGGTGATGCGATTCTTTGGGACAGATGGGCCCGTTCTCTAAATAGATCTCAGCGGTGTTATCTAACCACGCAGTcacgagtgtagagagagtagagcatgcATCGTAGAGGTGCGCCTGTGTTCATTGTAAGTGAGCAGAAGGTGTTAGTTCTGAGCTGCACTGACTGAGGTCACCCGATCAGgaggtcaaggatccaattgcagagggaagtacagagacaCAGGTTTTTAGGCTTAGTACCGAGGGATGATTATTGATGAGTACGGAGGGGATGATTATTGATTAGTAccgaggggatgatggtattgaatgcagagctatgttcgataaacagcagcctgactttAGTTGTAGTCCAGGTGATCCAAAATTCAGACGTAAAGttaaaaacaggccattcagccctctgaCCACTTACAGCCAGCCTATTTTATTCTCGGCACATTCCCGTTGACTGCCCTCACGTTCTACCCCTGGCCCACACACTAATTATCCATCAACCCCATACTTTGTTGGGATGTTGGGgtaacccacgtggtcacagagagaacgtacaaatgcCTGACAGGCAGACACTCATACACAGAAATGCACAGACGCACACTCGCACAGACCCAGAAGGACTCGTGCTCGGAGATGTACatagacacgcacacacagatactcagacacacacacacagagtcggAGGTCGTGATTGAACCCACTCTCTGGTGCGGCAGGGTCCGTGTCTCTGCCCGCTCTGTGCTggtctcttcccccccacccgaGGGGGAGCAGTGAACTGTGACCTCTGACACAAGTCCACCTAACATCGCCTCTTTTTGTTGGGGTGCCCGCAGGTCAAGGTAAACGCCGAAGGCAGCCGTCGGGAGATGGTGGGGAGCCCAGGTCGAAGCGCTCGAAACACGACCGGTGGGACCAGGAGGTGAGGCCTGTGCAAAcagttggtggtgggggggacaCCTCTTACCCTGCCCCCTTGTAATGTAGTATTCTGTGATGGTGGCTggcgagggggaggagggtggtGGGAAGCACtctggtgaggggagggagaagttAATATTGTACCTGTCccatgggggggggaggaggacacgggacagggtgggggggggtggcatgTGTAACTGTGTTCCCCACGTCTGATGCCCTGCGATTCTCCTCCTCAGTCTCCCCCCGACGATGGCATTTACTGGCAGGTGAATTTCGACCGCTTCCACCAGCATTTCCGCGACCAGGCCATCATCGCGGCAGTCAGCAGCAAGCTCGACCAGGTACGCAGCGCAGCTCGCTTCCCACGTTGTTGTCACCGCTGGGCTGCGTCTCGCGGGACGGGGTGGGGACAGCGAAGCTGCTCGGCAATCTCTCCCACCGGTATGATAAgcagattggctttatttgtcacatgtacgtcgatCATCGAGGCACTCCTCTGTTCGTATCACGGTGCAGTGGTTGGCTTGACGCTATACAGCTCCAGTGGTCAGTGTGCAATTCCCGCTGCTAGCTCTGTGCGTTCTCCCCGCGGCCGCGCTGATTTCCTCCgcgtgctctggtctcctcccccTTCCAAAACCGTACAGGCTAGGGGTTAGTGAGTTCAGGGCGTGTCATGTTGTCACCAGAAGCATAAcgacacttacaggctgccctcAGAGtgctggttgttgatgcaaacgatgcactTCACCGTGTCAATGTACGTGCAACAAATAAAACTCATCTTTAATCTTCACATCACTGGTTAAGCCACATCTGGGGTGTTGCATGCTGTTCTAGGTGCCAGGCTAAAGGAAGTTTGGGATtaaattggagagggtgcagaaagattcacaaggatgttactgggaccaGTGGGATTGAGGttgaaggagagattggacagactGGGACTATTTCCCTGGCGTGAAGTAGgctttatgtttcaatgtacattactgtgcaaaagtctttggcacacgTGTAAATATCTAggatgcctaagatttttgcacagtactgtagtaattctaCGTATTTCTCTGTACTGCTGCGGCAAAACAAAAACAACGTGAGAGATGATGAACTGATTCTAATATGCACAATTctgtacgtgacaaataaagctcatcttcggTCTCTTTATctttaatgaggtgaccagaacggaacacaacgCCTTGTACAGAACACAACTCCTACACTCATCAATTATCCCAGCTCCCTCTCCCTAACGTACGTCGCTTTCTTTTGTAGTGGTCGATTAACTGGGCACGTGCTCCTCAGTCACACTTCACTGGCTTGTGCACGAGGAGAACAAGATGGTCCCTGTTCTAAAGTTGGAACAAGTAAATGATAttttaatatagaacatagaacactacagtacagtgaaggctcctcagcccacaatgttgtgctggcctttgAGATGAATCTACCCCTTCCCACCCACATGGCCTTCAATATTTCTATCATCGACATGCCCATTTAAGATTTCCTAATCTgactctcccaccacccctggcagcatgttccacctCTGTTTAAAaacaacttgcctctgacataccccctatacttttctccaatcacctatGCCCCCTGTAATTAgccattcctaccctgggaaaaagtctctggataCCCTCTTTAGATGTACAGCTTGTCTCGTTGGAGAGGGAGTGCCACAGAAAGAGTGAGGGGGCGTGAAGTGACTGTTGCGGTGTTTCTGTTCCCCACAGACGAGCAGTGAAATAGTCAGGACCATGCTGAGGCTCAGTGAAGTCACCACCTCGTCCAACTCTTCGCACACACAACCCCTCTCGTCCAACGAGGTGAGCTTACGGGTGAGGCGCTGCTGTATCTGTGGGGTGTTAGTGAATACTTAGCAACTCGTGAAAGTGGGCTTATGGAGTGAGGTTTCTTCTACGgccgcccatcacacactcccggggtcagacacagagtgaaactccctctacaccgtcccatcacacactcccaatgccagacacagagtgaagatctctctacactgtcccatcacgcactcccggggtcagacacagagtgaagctccctctacactgtcccatcacacactcccggggtcagacacagagtgaaactccctctacactgtcccatcacacactcccggggtcagacacagagtgaaactccctctacactgtcccatcacacactcccggggtcagacacagagtgaaactccctctacactgtcccatcacacactcccggggtcagacatagagtgaagctccctctacactgtcccatcacacactcccggggtcagacacagagtgaagctccctctacaccgtcccatcacacactcccaatgccagacacagagtgaagctccctctacactgtcctattactcactcccggggtcagacacagagtgaagctccctctacaccgtcccatcacacattcctggggtcagacacagagtgaagctccctctacactgtcccatcacacactctcggagCCGGGATAACATGCTTTGGATAGAGTGAAACTGCTCGCCTTTCTCCTTGCATTGACTACTCAGAATTCTGTTTTTGTTTAGATATTCCGAGCTTTCCCTTCCGGATACAACATCTCCAAACAGGTCCTGGACCAGTACCTCACGCTGCTAAGCGACGACCCGGTGGGTATTTAAAGTCTCCCCCTGTGTTGGAGAGTGTTaatttcctccatctccgccacttCTGCCCTGGAAAAATGCTGCTGTCtgtccagtctatctgtgccgcTTATCATTTTGtgcatctctatcaaatcacctctcatcctttatCGCTCCAAAGAGAATATCTGCAGCTCGCTGAACCAAAACATGCtgtctaatgcaggcagcatcccgggaaatctgcaccctctctaaagcttcctcatccttcctatgaGGCACCTAATAGTgaacacagatttaaggtgagggggaggaagtAGGGGTGAGGAACACACTGGCTgagggggtggtggaggcagagaggCATATCCAGACAAGCACTTGAATCCTCAAGGCAAGGATCCAGTGCTGATGAATAGGGTTAATGTAGGGGGTtagacttagatgagggaattaaatgcagcatctccaagtttgcggatgacacgaagctgggcggcggcattagctgtgaggaggatgctaagaggatgcagggtgacttggataggttgggtgagtgggcaaattcatggcagatgcaatttaatgtggataaatgtgaggttatccactttggtgtcaagaataggaaaacagattatctgaatggtggccgattaggaaaagggaaggtgcaacgagacctgggtgtcattatacaccagtcattgaaagtgggcatgcaggtacagcaggcggtgaaaaaggcgaatggtatgctggcatttatagcaagaggatttgagtacaggagcagggaggtactactgcagttgtacaaggccttggtgagaccacacctggagtattgtgtgcagttttggtcccctaatctgaggaaagatattcttgccatagagcgggtacaaagaaggttcaccagattgattcctgggatggcaggactttcatatgatgaaagactggatcgactaggcttatactcgctggaatttagaagattgaggggggatctgattgaaacatataaaattctaaagggattgcacaggctagatgcaggaagattatttctgatgttggggaagtccagaacaagtttgaggataaaggggaagcctttccttttaggactgagatgaggaaaaacttgttcacacagagagcggtgaatctgtggaattctcttatcacaggaaacagttgaggccagttcattggctatatttaagagggagttagatatggcccttgtggctaaagggatcagggggtatggagagaagacaggtatagagttctgagttggatgatcagccatgatcatactgaatggcggtgtaggctcgaagggccgaatggcctactcctgcacttattttctatgtttctctgtttgcTGGTGTTCAGCGTGGACGTGGTGGTCCaaaaggcatgtttctgtgctgtaggactCACTGGTGGTTAATCTGCAGAGTGTCTGCCTCAGAGGCCTGGGGAGACAGTCACCGCCCATTCAacggagaggaagaaacagtcgatatttcagggtgagatccttcatcaggactggaaaggaagaaggcaggacctccttcccccttcctttcctgataaagggtctcggcctggaacactgtttattcttctacgtagatgctgcccgacttgctgagttcctcttgcgtgtgcagaatctcttgtgtttgtgttttaCCGTCTGTTCGAGGTTGGTGTGGGAAGTTGAGGTACCGaagccagactgggtaacagcttcttttcTCGGGCTGGGAGACGAAGGattaccctgccaccaccaaggtcccGCCACTGCGACAGGAAGCTGTTTCCCTCTGCTGCACATTTCACATGcaatttgaattatattttatcagcttatttatggtaatattttagtGTATGTGCTGAGTGTGATATACGTTCTGTGGGTGTACCATGGTCTAGAGGAATGTTTCATTTGGTTATATATATGTATAGTCAAACCTGAACTTGAGGTAATTGATGCGGCCATGACTTTATCAGTGCATGcagcaggcttgaggggccgaatggccccACGTCCCTTACACACCCATATCTGGGGGGCCACTGCCCCACAAAGACAGGTGCGGACTTGTGACTGATTGGGTACTAAGGACGGGGttgagtgtgtctgcacctggAGTTGTCCCATTCCCACTTCCGTAATCCCGTGTTCTTCCATTCTCCGTGGATCCATGATGAGCTCTTTGCCTTTTTTTGTAGATGGAGTTTGTCGGGAAGACCGGAGAGAGCGGTGGTGGCATGTTTGTAATCAGTATCCTTTCTGAGAATGTCGCAGAAGCCTGCCCCCTCCACACTGTCGCAAGGACCCTCCCTCAAACTTGTTAAACCCACAAACACTTGGAAACGTTTCCGAAAGGTTCAGCTTTCTGAGGGAGCTAGAGCAGTCCTGAGAGAACTACTGTGGGACGCTGATCAGTAAGAGAGAGTGCAGTCAGTATACAGGtattgagagagagaggcaaagagagcggaaagggagggagatggggggagagaaagagtgagagggaagggggggaagagggaggggagagagatatTCCCCTGAGAGAGACCAGTGAGTATACAGATATTCCCTTgagagggacaccggtcagtatacagagagACAGGTCACTGCACAGGTAGGCCTCCAAGAGGGAGGACACCACGGTACAGTGAGATAGGGTCAGTGGAGTAGAAATCTCGCTGAGGGAGGGGCCCGGGAGACAAGGGTCGGTATCCGGCTATATCCCTAGGGAGGCGCTCAAGGGGGCGGTGTTGATGCCTGTGTGAGGCTGAGCATTCCTTGACGTCATTCCGACCTCCATCGGGCTCTCGCTTCTCTGGCCTGTGCAACAGTGGAGTCAGTCGTGCAGGAACGGTAAGCAGATGCGTCACTTGGCCCATTTGGCCTCTGCTATCCTGGCCACACAGTGCCCTGGCTCTGATAATGGCTACAGCACAAGGTGACTTAACCAGTGATGTGCTGCAATCTCTGAGTCCTGAGGCCAAAATAGGAATGGAGAGGGTGTTTTAATATCTATCGTGAGCTAATGTTTGGCCAATTTAGCGCAGGTCCAAACTGAAAAGTTCAGGATGTCGGGGCcagtgctcagctcgctgctcaatgaggtttactcgtctctgcactgaaccgagactgtggcctgcaactaaccggctcctggaccagcttcgtggctgtgggctcactttcatgaactttagttctgagtgttaattgtttactttttattgtttggacCGGCACAGTTGGTAGtgggcagtttttaaaaaatgggtttcttcgttttgtgtgactgcctgtaagaaggTGAATTTCCAAGTTGTACATATTATACGTACTTTGAACCGTGATCCAGTCTCCAGGGTACAGAGttgcagagattcaccaccctctgcggtGAGTTCAacgataaagattagctttgtttgttacACCAAAACAATGAACAGTCCTTTGCCCCCAACTCTCAAAGTCGCAGACATCAGACCTCCAACCCCTAGTCTCTGGCTTGGACTCTCCCTATACAGTACCTCAGGATGTGATTAAGTTGGAATAGAtacagaaaagtttggatagttGGAACAATTTCCCACTagattataaaatcatgagggacattgATAAGGTGGGTCGACGGACAGTCTTTTCCCTCAGGCTAGGGGAGTCCAGAACTCAAGAGAATAGTTCtgtggtgagaggggaaagggttACTGAGGTTTATAAAGACCCCGGGAGCCAGGCTGGCAGATTTGACTGAATGGTGGGGCCGGGGGGGATTTGGGTTAGCCAGCTTTATGGATTAACGGGCACTATGCTCCCACCACAGGTTCGGCTCGCGGTCGGCCCGCATATTCCGTCTCCTGCTTCGGAAGCGGCATCTGGAGCAGAAGCAGGTGGAGGATTTTGCCATGATCCCGGCAAAGGAAGCGAAGGAGATGATGTACCGGATGTTATCAGAGAATTTCATCTCCTTGCAGGTGGAACTTCACATCACACtcccaccccatccctctgtctctcccccttcATGTTTCACCCCTCCACCTCAGTCCCTCATCCCTCCTTGCCTCCCGCTCATCCGTCTCTCCCCTCGCCAGCCAAATTACTCGCCCCCTCCACATCCAACTCACTCACACCCTCCTGCCCCTCCAACTCGCCCCTCAATCTCTCAATCTTATTTGACACAGTTCGTCTCTCCCCATCTTACCCCACACTCCTACCTCTGTCTCGCCACCTCGCTTACTCCTCCATTACCCACCCCTCCATCTCATTtgtccctcccacccccccgtcTCTTCCCCCTGCTTCCTGCACCCCTCCTGTCCCCCTGTCTTACCCatccatttcctggccttctgtCTCTGCCTCCGGTCCTCGGTGACCCTCCCCccactgattctccagccttgATCTGCCGCGCTTTTCCTCTTGCAGGAAATCCCCAAGACACCGGATCACGCTCCTTCCAGAACCTTCTACCTGTACACTGTCAACTTCCAGGCGACGGTGCGCATGATACTGCAGCGCTGCTACAAGGTGACTCCGCGCACGGCCGTGCGAGGCCAGCCCGGCCTCTTGCTTGCTCCTCGGTATCTGCTGCCGTTGTGggaggagaccattcagcccattgtgcctATTCTGAGAAAGCACAGCTTTTCCTATGGTCCCCGTGGTTACACCAGTTCCAGGCACTTTCCAAACGCAGGAAGGTTTAGTGAGTTCCTGACTTCGATGCCACACTGGTAAAGCCGATCCGTTAACAACACTGGGGGACACAGCGGGTGCACCCCTAGAAACCCAGATTCGATCCTAACTTCtggctgtgtgtgtgtcagtctgcCCGCCCTCTggattaactggccactgtaaattgccctcaCTGCATAGTGCCATAAcggttagcacaatactttacaatGCTAGCGATTAGGTTCAATTCCCatgactgcgtgagtttcctcccacgttgcaGAGACGTACGGGTTTTGGTCAGTGAGCTGAGGGCATCCTATGTCagcactggaagtgtggcgacactcgcgggctgccccagcacatcctcacacACTGTACTGGCTGTTGACACgaaatgacacacttcactgtattttTCCATGTACGTAAGATAGATAAAGcttatgaatggtctcattcacaaaaatcccataAATATTTTGAACTTCACGAAGAGCagtagcaaggggttctaatattaaattaaataacaaaggacttaatggacaaccttgtcttgtcccccgtgaaagctgaaaaagaGAGACCTGCAGTTAttaataacagtagcaataggagctttgtatatcattctaatccaattattaaaattaacaccaaagccaaatttctctaaaacattaaataaatatttccattcgactcgatcgaatgctttttcagcatccaaagagacgACGCATTATggagtttttgtgtgtgtgtgagagttgtTCAAATACTATCTGTGTAAAAgctgggggggggcgcgggggggAATGATAATGGGTCGACTGGCTTAATTCTGCccttatgtcttatggccttatctcTCTCTGACTAGAAGGCCACTTAGTCAATGGAGTTCAATCCTATTTCCCTCATGTTCCTGTCTCGCAGCCTTCCAACTTGCTACTCTCACAGGAAATTCCCAGCTCCCTTTTTTGAAATCCCTTCACTATCTACAATTTACAGTAGCTAATTAACCCACGAGTGGGGAGGAAACTGGGTGGAAATGAGAGATGAGAGCAGCCCCTTAAATTGTAATTCCATCTTGCCAGCACATTGGAAAGGATGTTAGATAAGGGgtccagtgtcttataaagacc encodes the following:
- the polr3c gene encoding DNA-directed RNA polymerase III subunit RPC3, whose product is MTHLESQICSHLLQAHYGQIVANVGTHLVRNGCQPLRLIASDTDTPVDQVKKALCVLIHHNCAAYRLHKRGYVEYELLGANVQRILRYPRYIYSAKTLYGDTGELIVEELLQNGKMSMSAVVKKVADRLTETMEDNRSVEYSEASDTFVRLVETHFLQKCETVPELPPGDGSRPPPVPTLVSDEKEMYTVPNLGLIGQGKRRRQPSGDGGEPRSKRSKHDRWDQESPPDDGIYWQVNFDRFHQHFRDQAIIAAVSSKLDQTSSEIVRTMLRLSEVTTSSNSSHTQPLSSNEIFRAFPSGYNISKQVLDQYLTLLSDDPMEFVGKTGESGGGMFVINLHRALASLACATVESVVQERFGSRSARIFRLLLRKRHLEQKQVEDFAMIPAKEAKEMMYRMLSENFISLQEIPKTPDHAPSRTFYLYTVNFQATVRMILQRCYKTVVNLITRREHETRENKRLLEKSQRIEAIMASMQATGAEEVQLQEIEEMITAPEQQQLETLKHNVNMLDSSENQVDETIFVLESYIATTRIEKEAPPKR